In a single window of the Melissococcus plutonius ATCC 35311 genome:
- the mscL gene encoding large conductance mechanosensitive channel protein MscL — MLKEFKQFIMQGSVLNLAIGVVMGSAFTAIVTRVVDGLITPLISLIFVLITHKKNADQAFGSMVFSVEGVQFRIGDVISAVVTFLITAFVLFIVVKLANKIRKQQIQPPPESVSDTKSEGYLEDIRNLLMERQQNKNN, encoded by the coding sequence ATGCTAAAAGAATTTAAACAATTTATTATGCAAGGTAGTGTCTTGAACCTAGCTATTGGTGTAGTTATGGGTAGTGCTTTTACTGCCATTGTTACTAGGGTTGTAGATGGTTTGATTACGCCATTAATTAGTTTGATTTTTGTACTTATTACACATAAAAAAAATGCAGACCAAGCATTTGGTTCTATGGTATTTTCAGTTGAAGGTGTTCAATTTAGAATTGGTGATGTTATCAGTGCTGTTGTTACCTTTTTAATTACTGCTTTTGTTTTATTTATCGTAGTAAAACTGGCAAATAAAATAAGAAAACAACAGATTCAACCACCACCAGAAAGTGTATCAGATACAAAAAGCGAAGGCTATTTGGAAGATATTCGAAACCTACTCATGGAAAGGCAACAGAACAAAAATAATTAA
- a CDS encoding helix-turn-helix domain-containing protein gives MISVNIGEILKEKRLQKNITLDELQQITKIQKRYLIAIEENDFNIIPGKFYVRAFIRQYAEAIEMNGEELVDIYDGKKTQLEKQESKETYQPLDESRIQHHEKEQPNSWLLRNLPAVTFSLIGAAILIIVLYVTWQDHQNDSIIQTTSSINVNDSASASIAKSKSREKAAASSTSSSASTSSSKEQKTKIETTNETNRSMNVNVTNTTSPVKVEFSGKSGPCWVGIMVNGAYVYQHTLQSNEKQATELPASASNATIVLGASNNVNVHLNDQEISIAQTPVLVQKNIIATIAYKN, from the coding sequence GTGATCAGTGTAAATATTGGAGAAATACTTAAAGAAAAAAGATTGCAAAAAAACATCACACTTGATGAATTGCAACAAATCACCAAAATACAAAAACGTTATTTAATAGCAATCGAGGAAAATGATTTTAATATCATACCAGGTAAATTTTATGTTCGAGCATTCATTCGTCAGTATGCTGAGGCGATAGAGATGAATGGAGAGGAACTTGTCGATATTTATGATGGCAAAAAAACACAACTAGAAAAGCAGGAATCAAAAGAAACCTACCAACCTTTAGACGAGTCTAGGATTCAACATCATGAGAAAGAACAACCAAATAGTTGGTTATTGCGAAATCTACCAGCTGTTACTTTCTCTTTAATTGGTGCAGCAATCCTAATTATAGTTCTTTATGTTACTTGGCAAGATCATCAAAATGATTCTATTATCCAGACAACATCAAGCATCAATGTGAATGACAGTGCAAGTGCTTCAATTGCTAAAAGTAAAAGCCGGGAAAAAGCAGCTGCCTCTTCAACAAGCTCAAGCGCAAGTACGAGTTCTAGTAAAGAACAAAAAACAAAAATAGAAACAACAAATGAAACAAATAGATCGATGAATGTCAATGTGACAAATACTACTTCACCAGTAAAGGTAGAATTTAGTGGAAAAAGTGGTCCTTGTTGGGTAGGCATAATGGTTAATGGCGCCTATGTTTATCAACACACCTTACAAAGTAATGAGAAACAGGCAACTGAACTACCAGCTTCGGCATCTAATGCAACGATTGTTTTAGGCGCTTCAAATAATGTGAATGTTCATCTAAATGATCAAGAAATATCGATTGCACAAACACCTGTTTTGGTCCAAAAAAATATTATTGCTACAATTGCTTATAAAAATTAA
- the ytpR gene encoding YtpR family tRNA-binding protein, with protein sequence MITIYNKENIGDVLLIIIENDEGKENKIERKENVTQISLMEEPEKVVAWNIFNVSEILGEIKGQGQVFLSDTQIDKLNQVLQTSGFTDKLINDQEPKFVVGYVKTCEKLPNSDHLSITQTEVDHGEVLQIICGAPNIQAGQKVIVAKSGAMMPDGQIIWPGALRGVESFGMICSANELGLKNAPSKKGIMVLSDDAKIGEPYNIDSQS encoded by the coding sequence ATGATTACAATATATAACAAAGAAAATATTGGTGATGTTTTACTAATAATTATTGAAAATGATGAAGGAAAAGAAAATAAAATTGAGCGAAAAGAAAACGTTACACAAATTAGTTTAATGGAAGAACCAGAGAAGGTTGTTGCTTGGAACATTTTTAATGTTTCAGAGATTTTAGGAGAAATCAAAGGTCAAGGCCAGGTTTTTCTGTCTGATACCCAGATTGATAAACTTAATCAAGTACTTCAGACATCTGGATTTACTGACAAATTGATAAATGATCAAGAACCAAAATTTGTTGTCGGTTATGTTAAAACATGTGAAAAACTGCCAAATTCAGATCACCTATCGATTACACAGACAGAAGTTGATCATGGAGAAGTTTTACAAATCATTTGTGGTGCACCAAATATACAAGCCGGACAAAAAGTAATAGTGGCAAAATCAGGTGCAATGATGCCGGATGGACAAATTATTTGGCCAGGTGCATTGCGTGGCGTAGAAAGCTTTGGAATGATCTGTTCTGCAAACGAACTAGGACTCAAAAATGCACCATCGAAAAAAGGTATAATGGTTCTTTCAGATGATGCAAAAATTGGTGAACCATATAATATTGATTCACAAAGTTAA
- the rpsJ gene encoding 30S ribosomal protein S10, protein MAKQKIRIRLKAYEHRILDQSADKIVETAKRTGASVSGPIPLPTERSLYTVIRGPHVHKDARDQFEIRTHKRLIDIVNPTPKTVDALMKLDLPSGVNIEIKL, encoded by the coding sequence ATGGCAAAACAAAAGATTCGTATTCGTTTAAAAGCGTATGAACATCGTATTTTAGATCAATCTGCGGATAAAATTGTGGAAACAGCAAAGAGAACTGGAGCTAGTGTATCTGGTCCAATTCCTTTACCAACAGAACGTTCACTTTATACAGTTATACGTGGACCACATGTACACAAAGACGCACGTGATCAGTTTGAAATACGTACACATAAACGTCTAATCGACATTGTGAACCCAACACCAAAAACAGTTGATGCTTTGATGAAGCTTGACTTACCATCTGGTGTAAATATTGAAATTAAATTATAA
- the yfmF gene encoding EF-P 5-aminopentanol modification-associated protein YfmF → MTIELAKGVNLQVVPTKKYKTLHILIRSVTRLCKKTITKRTLLSSLLETNSLHYPDQVKISEKIAELYGANFSIYTSKKGNHHWLNVSMTIPNGRYLMNDNQIFADSVDFLKEILFFPNIVNQAFEQETFQREKKNLAAYFKSVNEDKQVHAALALQQLYFDQSASQQIPSFGTLEDLEMETAESMAKYYSQLIMNDPIEIFITGDVTEDQAVSLFKDLPFEDRKTENNDIFYYQSDNNLIKERSEQEVLAQSKLNLGYHTGIYYGSEFYFALQVFNGIFGGFPHSKLFMNVREKENLAYYVSSSIDTFRGYLTIQTGIDRNNREKVLHLIAEELENIRLGKISPLEMEQTKAMLKNQYLSSLDNVQAIFENNYLKKLFTNYLSIDEQIRRMEAVTIEEIQKVASLIQLQAIFFLEGVEEDA, encoded by the coding sequence GTGACTATTGAATTAGCAAAAGGTGTAAATTTACAGGTAGTCCCCACAAAAAAATATAAAACACTACATATCCTTATTCGCTCTGTTACTCGATTATGCAAAAAAACAATTACAAAGCGTACATTACTATCAAGCTTACTCGAAACAAATAGCTTACACTATCCTGATCAGGTAAAAATAAGTGAAAAGATTGCAGAATTATACGGTGCGAATTTTAGTATCTATACGTCTAAAAAAGGCAATCATCATTGGCTCAACGTATCAATGACAATTCCCAATGGACGTTACTTAATGAATGATAATCAAATTTTTGCTGATTCGGTAGATTTTCTAAAAGAAATTCTTTTTTTCCCAAATATTGTAAATCAAGCTTTCGAACAAGAAACATTTCAGCGAGAAAAGAAAAACTTAGCTGCTTATTTTAAAAGTGTTAACGAGGATAAGCAAGTTCATGCGGCTCTTGCACTTCAACAGCTTTACTTTGATCAATCGGCTAGTCAACAAATTCCGAGCTTTGGAACTTTAGAAGACTTAGAAATGGAAACAGCAGAAAGTATGGCTAAATACTATTCTCAGTTAATAATGAATGATCCAATTGAAATTTTTATAACAGGAGATGTAACTGAAGACCAAGCTGTATCGCTTTTTAAGGATTTGCCATTTGAAGATAGAAAAACGGAGAATAATGATATTTTCTATTATCAGTCTGATAATAATTTAATCAAAGAACGTTCTGAGCAAGAAGTATTGGCCCAATCTAAATTGAATCTAGGCTATCATACGGGTATCTATTACGGCAGTGAATTCTATTTCGCCCTTCAGGTATTTAATGGTATTTTTGGTGGCTTTCCACATTCTAAGTTATTTATGAATGTTCGTGAAAAAGAAAACTTGGCTTATTATGTTTCTAGTTCTATTGATACTTTTCGTGGTTATTTGACAATTCAAACAGGTATTGATCGAAACAATCGTGAGAAAGTTTTACATTTAATTGCTGAAGAATTGGAAAATATTCGGTTAGGTAAAATCAGTCCACTAGAGATGGAACAAACAAAGGCTATGCTTAAAAACCAATATTTATCATCGCTTGATAATGTACAAGCTATTTTTGAAAATAATTATTTAAAAAAATTATTTACCAACTATTTATCAATAGATGAACAAATTCGTAGAATGGAAGCAGTAACGATTGAAGAAATTCAAAAGGTTGCTTCACTTATTCAATTGCAAGCCATTTTCTTCTTGGAAGGAGTTGAGGAAGATGCATAA
- a CDS encoding YdbC family protein: MAKEFSYEILEEITVLSENAKGWRKELNLISWNERPPKFDIRDWASNHEKMGKGITLTNEEFDELSKVIKTM, translated from the coding sequence TTGGCTAAAGAATTTTCGTATGAAATATTAGAAGAGATTACAGTTCTATCAGAAAACGCCAAGGGTTGGCGTAAAGAATTAAATTTGATTAGTTGGAATGAACGTCCACCAAAATTTGATATTAGAGATTGGGCATCAAATCATGAAAAGATGGGTAAGGGAATCACATTAACAAATGAAGAATTTGACGAATTATCTAAAGTGATTAAAACCATGTAA
- the pgsA gene encoding CDP-diacylglycerol--glycerol-3-phosphate 3-phosphatidyltransferase, translating into MNLPNKLTVLRICLIPVFIVTMSFSTFFGTLTVGNTTIAIMQIISALIFAIASITDWLDGKIARSRGLITNFGKFADPLADKMLVMTAFIMLVGQGKVPAWIISIIVCRELSVTGLRLLLVEHREVMAAAWPGKVKTATQMIAIILLLINNIPFSFISFPLDQIMLYLCLLFTIYSGVYYFVKNATIFKGSM; encoded by the coding sequence TTGAATTTACCGAATAAACTAACTGTACTTCGAATTTGCCTAATTCCAGTATTTATTGTAACGATGAGCTTCTCAACATTCTTTGGAACCTTAACAGTTGGAAATACCACGATTGCTATAATGCAAATTATTAGTGCTCTTATTTTTGCAATTGCTAGTATTACAGATTGGCTAGATGGAAAGATCGCTCGTTCACGTGGTTTGATTACAAACTTTGGTAAATTTGCTGATCCATTAGCAGATAAAATGTTAGTTATGACTGCTTTTATTATGCTTGTTGGGCAGGGAAAAGTACCTGCATGGATCATTTCAATTATTGTTTGTCGTGAATTATCTGTAACAGGATTACGTTTACTTTTAGTAGAACATAGAGAAGTAATGGCGGCAGCCTGGCCTGGAAAGGTAAAAACAGCTACTCAAATGATTGCTATTATTTTGTTATTGATTAATAATATTCCTTTTTCCTTTATTTCTTTTCCTTTAGATCAAATCATGTTATATCTTTGTCTATTATTTACTATTTATTCTGGTGTTTATTATTTTGTTAAAAACGCTACTATATTTAAAGGATCTATGTAG
- the yfmH gene encoding EF-P 5-aminopentanol modification-associated protein YfmH, translating to MHKLTYEQINETVYTEVLENGLTVYLIPKQDFHKTYALFTTNYGSIDNDFTPLNKSEFIKVPDGIAHFLEHKMFEKEEGDVFQKFGSQGASANAFTSSTKTSYLFSTTDQVKLNLTTLLDFVQSPYFTKETVEKEKGIIGQEIQMYQDDPDWRLFFGMIENLYPNHPLHIDIAGTIESIREITAEDLYTCYNTFYHPSNMKLVVVGNIDPDGLMALIYENQATKPFARSMPIKRHFPKDSISDIIQERQVTLPVVRPKVLLGIKGIDKEVPKESRAKMKYQLMIELLLQLLLGNTSKNYLALYDQGLLDDSFSYEFNLDRGFHFAVVGGDSDYPEKLAQRMEEILLQAANSPEITETNLMLVKRKMIGKYLQSLNSLEYIANQFSQFILDDKILFDKIAIIESIQLQDILITTKFFQKDRLSRFYIYPKKEA from the coding sequence ATGCATAAATTGACGTATGAACAAATCAATGAAACAGTATATACAGAGGTTTTGGAAAATGGATTGACCGTTTATTTGATTCCTAAACAAGATTTTCATAAAACCTATGCCTTATTTACTACAAACTATGGTTCTATTGATAATGATTTTACTCCTTTAAATAAATCCGAATTTATCAAAGTACCAGACGGCATTGCACATTTTCTTGAGCATAAAATGTTTGAAAAAGAAGAAGGAGATGTTTTTCAGAAATTTGGTAGTCAGGGAGCATCTGCCAATGCTTTTACCAGTTCTACAAAAACAAGCTACCTATTTTCAACAACAGACCAAGTAAAACTTAATTTGACCACATTGCTTGATTTTGTGCAGTCTCCTTATTTTACAAAAGAAACGGTTGAAAAGGAAAAGGGAATTATTGGACAAGAAATACAAATGTATCAAGATGATCCAGATTGGCGCTTATTTTTTGGGATGATTGAAAATTTGTATCCAAATCATCCCCTCCATATTGATATTGCTGGCACTATTGAAAGTATTAGAGAGATTACTGCAGAAGATTTATATACTTGCTATAATACATTTTATCATCCAAGCAATATGAAACTTGTCGTCGTTGGCAATATCGATCCAGATGGTTTAATGGCATTAATTTATGAAAATCAGGCAACAAAGCCATTTGCTCGCTCTATGCCGATAAAACGTCATTTCCCTAAGGATAGCATCTCTGACATTATTCAAGAAAGGCAAGTAACTTTGCCTGTAGTTCGGCCAAAAGTGTTGCTTGGTATTAAAGGAATAGATAAAGAGGTTCCAAAAGAAAGCCGAGCAAAAATGAAATATCAACTAATGATTGAGCTGCTTTTGCAACTCTTATTAGGAAATACTTCAAAAAATTATTTAGCTTTATATGACCAAGGTCTGCTTGATGATAGTTTTAGCTATGAGTTTAACTTAGATCGTGGCTTTCATTTTGCTGTTGTCGGTGGCGATAGTGATTATCCAGAAAAACTGGCACAAAGAATGGAAGAAATTCTACTTCAAGCTGCTAATAGTCCAGAGATAACTGAAACTAATCTTATGCTAGTAAAACGAAAAATGATTGGAAAATATCTGCAATCATTGAATTCATTAGAGTATATTGCTAATCAATTTTCACAATTTATTCTAGATGATAAAATTCTTTTTGACAAAATAGCCATTATTGAAAGTATTCAATTACAAGATATTCTAATAACAACTAAATTTTTTCAAAAAGATAGATTGAGTCGCTTTTATATCTATCCTAAAAAAGAGGCATAA
- a CDS encoding universal stress protein, with the protein MEKQVYKNVLVGVDGSEQSDQAYKKALEVARRNDAHLVVVHIVEESGLSTMGYPTITENSIDQESEDSKELLRKCEKYAKDVKFSNIETILVYGSPKRSLAVELPSKYDIDVIAIGQSGINNTVERLTLGGVSSYVIRQAPCDVLIVHSDSNG; encoded by the coding sequence ATGGAAAAGCAAGTTTATAAGAATGTTTTGGTTGGTGTAGATGGTAGTGAACAAAGTGACCAGGCGTATAAAAAAGCACTGGAAGTTGCACGTAGAAATGATGCTCACTTGGTCGTTGTTCATATTGTTGAGGAAAGTGGACTTTCCACAATGGGTTATCCAACAATCACTGAAAATTCGATAGACCAAGAATCAGAAGACTCAAAAGAATTACTAAGGAAATGTGAAAAGTATGCCAAGGATGTAAAATTTAGTAATATAGAAACGATTTTGGTGTATGGTTCACCAAAAAGATCCTTAGCTGTAGAATTACCGTCAAAATATGACATTGATGTCATTGCTATTGGCCAGTCAGGAATTAACAATACAGTCGAACGTTTAACTTTAGGTGGTGTAAGTAGTTACGTGATTCGTCAGGCTCCCTGCGATGTTTTAATAGTGCACTCTGATTCTAATGGTTAA